The following nucleotide sequence is from Pungitius pungitius chromosome 6, fPunPun2.1, whole genome shotgun sequence.
TGACGCAAGTACAGTAAACACTGCTTATGATCTCAGCTGATCACCATGAGTCCCTCAGGACCCCAATTATCCAAATGTTCGAGTTGGAGTCATCCTTCATAACAATAACGATGCTTAAAACTTTTCTACAGAATaccctttttttcttacaaGAGTACCTACATGGCTTGATGAAATGATCTGTTCAATAAAAGACCAAATAGAAATCGTTGCGTACGTCAACGAGGACAAATAAATGAGAGTAGGCTTCTCTCACGTTAGAAATCTTGTTCTTTCAATAACTGCATATGATACTCAAATGACATTAGCAGACTTGCATAAACAACATAAACGTCTTTTTGATCAACAGAATTCCTGAACAAGTGTTTGATGTGACTCACACTcgatgtctgtttgtgtgtaacaAGCGAATCAAGTGTTTaagctcctcctcactgtctttATAAGCCTCAGTGTTTCTTCTCCTCACACTCCCGCCCTGCTCACCTCTCAGCTGGACTGTAAGGAACGTTTACAGCACACACTGACAACATGCTGGGGATCCTCTGCACTCTGCTCACTGCTCTCACATGTAAGATGTTCTTCTCCTTCATGTCATGCTCCATGTTTTCATGCAGAAACCATTCCCCTgacttttctctgtgtgttgacAGATGTCGATGCAGCGATAGTGCTGACTCAGACGCCCGCTGTCCACACAGTTCCTCCAGGACGAGAGGTTGTCCTCAACTGCAACATTCAGAGATGTGATAGAAATTATGTGTCATGGTACAAACAGGTTCCTGGTGAAGCTCCCCAGTATGTTCTAGCATTTCGCCATTGGGACAGTTCTCTCAGCTTTGGATCAGGATTCTCTTCAGACCGGTTCAACTCTAAATCCTCTTCAAGCATAGAATACGAGTTCATCATAAAGCGTTCAGAGACAGGAGACTCTGCTCAGTATTACTGTGAGACATGGGATGACTCTGCTAGTGAAGCTGTACCACAGTGGTTCACTCTGTGACAAAAACCTCCATCAGAGACCTACTGAACATTTATTGATTCTCAGCAAAATCAGACACATCAAATGAGGGAAACTGCTTCAAAACATTAAAGGACAACAAATGAATTCCTCTAAAGATACAATTCACTGTGGAGCAAATCAAAGTGATGAAGTTAGTGAGATGTTGACAATGAAAGTTGGTCTCGACAGGATCTTTCAGTTCCACTCTGTCATTAGAGCGAGTCGAGAGGTTTTTGTACAGCCATGTGTACCAACTGAATCACTGTGGTATTCGGACAAGGAACCAAGCTGATGGTGACAAGTAAGTACTTTAAATCTCTTCTTAAGACTAAAGTGATTCTTTTTGTTCTACTTCATTTTAACAGAGAATTATCTAATATGTTGTTACTTGATTTGTTCATActttttgaatacatttaacaTGTTGGACTTTTGTTCATCTACTTTGATACCAAGCTGTTTTTTAGCagatatttttccttttaaaatgttccaacaAAATTCACCATAATAAATTCTGCTGTTTATTGATAACTAACGTATATAAAAACGTATACTTTACCTTACACTTGATGATGATCGACGTTAAAGTCTGAATATTAAATTGCAGAGCTGAGCTGTTGATAAACTACTACtatcttttaaaatgaaaggcacatctttaattaaccttcattatttaattttaacAGGATTGCTTAATTtcttgatttttaaaatgtagttttgctTTGATAGTAAGAAAAATGAATCCAGTCAGTTCTGTTTGACTGTATTCTAACAGCAACAAAAGAGATTATATTATAAATTATTTAGTGTTTTGTAAGACTAAGTACAAATGTAACTGTATTAAACATGAACAATATAAAACAGCTCCTTGTATCATCTAGTTTGTGAATGATAGACTTTGTTTTTtgacgttttttctttttttaaatgcttcatTAGTTTACTGATGATTAtcttctcaacttactaacagATGACTTTTGCCGTCATGGTTGGTATTAATAACTCCACTTCCCTTCATCTAAAGAATGCCTTTTGTGTATCTCAGGCTCCAGCCTCCCTGCTCCCGTCCTCACGGTCTTTCCTCCGTCCAGTGCTGAGCTGCAGTCCAACAAAGCctctttggtctgtctgtccaGTCAGTCTGGGCCTTTTGCAGATGTGACCTGGATGTCTGGAGGGAGTCCAGTGGTCGCTGGGATCTCTACCAGCACCGCTGTTAAGCAACCTGATCACACTTTCCACATCAGCAGCTATCTGGCCATCCAGGCGTCAGACTGGAACCTGGATAAGGTTTACACATGTAAAGTGTCTTTGGGCTCCCAGActgcagagaaaagcatcaagaaGTCCGACTGCCTCACTGAACAACAGTAGAGGAGCACAAGGACCATTTAACATCTGCCCTCTTTGTGCAGTTACATGTTATAACATGT
It contains:
- the LOC119196707 gene encoding immunoglobulin lambda-1 light chain-like, with translation MLGTLCTLITALTCVSGVTLVTQKPVVAVMTGETVSIDCNLGTVTNLAYWYKQIPGGVPQYVLHFYHTWSTPEYGTGFLSPKFTSTHQSTTDYRLIIKDIEEGDSAVYYCNTWDDNQNVFGQGTKLMVTSSSLPAPVLTVFPPSSAELQSNKASLVCLSSQSGPFADVTWMSGGSPVVAGISTSTAVKQPDHTFHISSYLAIQASDWNLDKVYTCKVSLGSQTAEKSIKKSDCLTEQQ